One region of Danio rerio strain Tuebingen ecotype United States chromosome 5, GRCz12tu, whole genome shotgun sequence genomic DNA includes:
- the zgc:194908 gene encoding uncharacterized protein LOC797835, with translation MEEKHKDESAKDPQSSSYQRRMWRNFQEKTKPFLSPKLGSERRSADAKKESGLWMFKRKKKQVLDRVFSSSQPNLCCSTPPAFAGTRTLCEEPDSGAAKGLGISPLAVTDGASVSKPEISVSAHGSPKLLVSHLAMSQQKSSSLGSSCFEKLVVDSAASSEDELAKNASDLVRVK, from the coding sequence ATGGAGGAGAAACACAAGGATGAAAGCGCCAAAGACCCGCAGTCATCGTCCTACCAGAGGAGAATGTGGAGGAATTTCCAAGAGAAGACCAAACCGTTTTTGAGCCCCAAACTGGGATCCGAAAGACGCAGCGCGGATGCTAAAAAAGAAAGCGGCTTGTGGATgtttaaaagaaagaagaaaCAGGTCCTGGACCGGGTCTTCTCGTCCTCGCAGCCCAATCTGTGCTGCTCAACTCCTCCGGCTTTCGCAGGGACCAGAACTCTGTGCGAAGAGCCGGATTCCGGCGCCGCTAAAGGGCTCGGGATCTCACCGCTGGCCGTTACTGATGGAGCGTCAGTCAGTAAACCGGAGATTTCCGTATCCGCGCATGGGAGTCCGAAGCTACTGGTCTCCCATCTGGCGATGTCCCAGCAGAAGAGCTCGTCCTTGGGCTCGTCGTGCTTCGAGAAGCTGGTGGTGGACTCGGCAGCATCCAGCGAGGACGAGCTTGCTAAAAACGCCAGTGACCTGGTAAGAGTGAAGTGA